GTACAGCATGCCGCGGGTATCTTCCAGGCTGTCAATTTTCAAATCGGTGCCCGGGGGTGCAAAAATCGTCCACAGGTTGGTGGTCAGTGGCCCTACCCACTTGAACTGGGAAGCCCGATTTTCCGTGTAGGTGGTGCAGTAGATACCATGATTCTTCTTGTTCAGCGCACGGTTATAGCCAAAATCCCAGTTGCGCAACTTGATCACGTAATCCAGCCCGGAGTGCTCGAGAATAGCCTTGACCATTTCTGTGCACAGACCATCAATGCCATCTTCGTTATGCTCGAAGGCACGACCCGTGGCACTCATGTTGTAGGGAGGGAAGTTCTCGGTATAGATATAGATGCGCTCAGACGCCACGGCCGGCACTGGTGTCGTGAACAGGGCAAAAACGACCGCAGTAACGCACAGCAGGTTACGCACAGGTTATCTCCTTTAACTCGAATGGCATGAAACCGCCAAACTGGCGGCACCAATAGATGGGTGCGGAGTTTACCCGACGCTTTGACGTTGTTTTACAACTAAACTGTTTGTTTTCGTAAGGGAATTCGTCAGGCCGCCGGGCGAATGCCGGCGGTCTGGGTTTGTGGATAACTGTGGATAACTCAGAAATCGACGGTGGCGGAGAGCCACAGTCGGCGCCCCTCTTCTACCGTTCCGCCGCTGGCCATGCCACGGAAGATATACACATAATCCGAAGCCCAGGCATCCACCTGGTTGCCGTTGTTATCCACATACGAATACTCACTGCCAGACAGGAACTCCTTGTCGAACAGGTTGTAAATGGTGGCGGTGAGTTTTACCCGCTCGCTGGCCTGATAGGCGCCGCCCATGTGGAAGAGCGCATAGGCGCTCAGGTCACCCACCTGGTCAAACACCGCTGCTTCTTCGGCGGTGAAATTCTCCCGGTTCTTCAGATAGCGGGTACGCTCACCCCGGTATTCGCCGGACAACCATAGATCCAGCTGCGGAGAAGCCTGCCAGTTCAGGCGCGCATGCACCACATGCTCCGGCGTGTTGGTCAAAGGTGCCCCTTTGTTGTCACCACTCTTCTGCTCAGTGTCGGTATAGGTATAGTTGCCGCGAATACTCCAGTCCTGAGCAAAGCGCCAGCTGGACGCCAGCTCGATACCCCGGGTTTCAGCCTTGCCGATGTTATCCAGCTGGTCGTAGGTGCCGTCCGGAATCCTAGGGTCACCACTGATGGTCACCGGCGCTCCGCTGTCGATCTTGTCCTTGAACTGGGTGAAGAATACCGTGGCGTTGGCTTTGAAACCTTGCAGGTTGTCAAAGTAGGCGCCTACCTCGTAGTTGGTGCTTTTTTCCGGTTCCAGGTCCGGTGTGCCTATGGTCAGCACCTCACCCTGGCTGGTGACACCGTTGATGCCATTGTGCAAATCATTGATGTCAGGGGTTTTATAACCCTGACTGACACCACCCTTGAGGGTCCAGCTGGGTGACGTGTTCCACACCAGATAAGCCCGGGGCGTAAAATGGCCGGAGAAAGCGTCATGATCTTCGTAACGCCCTCCCAGCGTCAGGGCCAGATCGTCTCTCAGATACCATTCATCCTCGGCAAACACCGCCCAGGATTCCTGTTTGAAGGTGGTGTTGGCAACGCTGTCTTCCAGTCGGGTATCACGGTACTGTGCCCCCAGCGTCACGATGTGGTTGGCGGTGACGGGCGCAACCAACCGGGTATCAAACACGGTATCTTCCGATTCCAGCTTGCGATCCTGGCCACCAATCAGATTCTGATAGGGCGCATCGTAAGGCGTGCCGATGGTACCCGGAATGGTCCGGCCTTTGGTTTCGGTCACGTTGTACGTCAGATCACTGCTCCAGGTGCCAAAGCCCAGCTGGCTGGCATGGCCCAGGGCAATCTGGTCACGGTTGAACCGTAGCTCGTCCCGATAGCCATTGGCGGTGTTGGTGTCAGCGTTGCAGGCCCGATTCTGCCCATCCAGGGTACCCAGTTGGCAACGGTCATTGTTGTACACCTGGCGCCCCTGTTCGGCATCCAGATAAAACTCCTGCCCCTGGACCGGCACCAGCGTCAACCGTGCGCCAAGGTTATGGTTACGACCGTCCACCGGTGCAACACCCCGCTTGGGCGCCTCACTACCGTCGTCGAAACTCAGATCCGCCGCCGACCGATCAAACACACTGCCGCGCACTGCCAGCCCGAGCAGATTATCGATCAGCGGTCCACTGGTGTAGAAACTGGCTTTACCGTTATCGCCGTATTCCCGGTGTTGCTGGAAGGTATGTTCGAGCGTGACCGAGCCACTCCAGTCATCCGACACCTTCTTGGTAATGATGTTGACCACACCCCCGATCGCGTCAGAACCGTAGAGCGTCGACATAGGTCCACGGATCACTTCAATACGCTCAATCGCCGACAAGGGCGGAATGAAGCTGGTGGAGGTATCACCAAAGCCATTGGGAGTGACGTTGCCCGGAGGATTCTGGCGGCGGCCATCAATCAGGATCAGGGTGTAC
The window above is part of the Marinobacter sp. THAF197a genome. Proteins encoded here:
- a CDS encoding substrate-binding periplasmic protein; the protein is MRNLLCVTAVVFALFTTPVPAVASERIYIYTENFPPYNMSATGRAFEHNEDGIDGLCTEMVKAILEHSGLDYVIKLRNWDFGYNRALNKKNHGIYCTTYTENRASQFKWVGPLTTNLWTIFAPPGTDLKIDSLEDTRGMLYAGYRGDVMTEYLLERDFRVSAMDSDDLNPKRLELGQVDLWIADRLAGPYFASQQDVEGLEPVFSFNNTELYLAMNLETSEEVIRKLRQGLETIRNNGMYEAIETKWGL
- a CDS encoding TonB-dependent receptor domain-containing protein, coding for MVFRPSILAVSVAAVSSTFSLHSVAQPTQLDELVVSASGFEQKVTDAPASISVISQQNLQQSQFSNLAEALETVEGVDVRQSTGKTGGLNISIRGLPSEYTLILIDGRRQNPPGNVTPNGFGDTSTSFIPPLSAIERIEVIRGPMSTLYGSDAIGGVVNIITKKVSDDWSGSVTLEHTFQQHREYGDNGKASFYTSGPLIDNLLGLAVRGSVFDRSAADLSFDDGSEAPKRGVAPVDGRNHNLGARLTLVPVQGQEFYLDAEQGRQVYNNDRCQLGTLDGQNRACNADTNTANGYRDELRFNRDQIALGHASQLGFGTWSSDLTYNVTETKGRTIPGTIGTPYDAPYQNLIGGQDRKLESEDTVFDTRLVAPVTANHIVTLGAQYRDTRLEDSVANTTFKQESWAVFAEDEWYLRDDLALTLGGRYEDHDAFSGHFTPRAYLVWNTSPSWTLKGGVSQGYKTPDINDLHNGINGVTSQGEVLTIGTPDLEPEKSTNYEVGAYFDNLQGFKANATVFFTQFKDKIDSGAPVTISGDPRIPDGTYDQLDNIGKAETRGIELASSWRFAQDWSIRGNYTYTDTEQKSGDNKGAPLTNTPEHVVHARLNWQASPQLDLWLSGEYRGERTRYLKNRENFTAEEAAVFDQVGDLSAYALFHMGGAYQASERVKLTATIYNLFDKEFLSGSEYSYVDNNGNQVDAWASDYVYIFRGMASGGTVEEGRRLWLSATVDF